In the genome of Saccharomonospora viridis DSM 43017, one region contains:
- the murJ gene encoding murein biosynthesis integral membrane protein MurJ, producing the protein MRPWRQEEQRRKPAPPKDTERTIFIPREAGVPPGVRWPAADPDVLRPYDELATRMMPRISAEPIGERLPEVQLAPPKEDEKKGPSLAKASGRMAIATLTSRITGFAWKVMLAWVATLGVLYDSFTVANTLPLIINELLLGGVLTSVVVPLLVRSQDDEDGGEAYTQRLLTLAITVLGIGTVVSTACAPWLTGLLMDDSGDANPQLATWFAYLLLPGLLFYGLFAVLSAILNAKQIFGPAQWAPVINNLVIFATIAAFALVPGDPTIVPTRMSDPQVLVLGIGVLTAMVAQAMFLVPPLLRSGFKFKWRFGIDERLKEFGGLAAWVLGYVAVSQIGMVVNTRVLTGGAAGGPSIYSNAWLLFQLPYGVIGVSLLTALMPKMSRAAADGDHRKLVSDLSYGSRITTIMLMPVSAVMAVAGQSIGVALFAFGKGSVEDAERLGQALAVSAFGLVPYALVMLQMRVFYAMKDSRTPTLIMCVMTAVKIPLLYLASAVLEPTHVVLGVMLVNSLVFVVGAVMGQVWLWVKLGNLRSKRVLGVILFTVIASGLGALAAALVGAVIPDFLGSVGKAWATLICQGIVGIAVSFGVLIALKVDELAPVTRRIAGLLRRG; encoded by the coding sequence TCGCGACGCGGATGATGCCGCGCATCTCCGCCGAGCCGATCGGGGAGCGGCTGCCGGAGGTCCAGCTCGCCCCACCGAAGGAAGACGAGAAGAAGGGGCCTTCGCTGGCCAAGGCCAGCGGTCGCATGGCCATCGCCACGCTGACCAGCCGGATCACCGGTTTCGCGTGGAAGGTCATGCTCGCGTGGGTCGCGACCCTCGGCGTGCTCTACGACTCCTTCACCGTCGCCAACACCCTGCCGTTGATCATCAACGAGCTGTTGCTCGGCGGTGTGCTCACCAGTGTGGTCGTGCCGCTGCTGGTGCGTTCACAGGACGACGAGGACGGCGGCGAGGCCTACACGCAGAGACTGCTGACCCTCGCCATCACCGTGCTCGGCATCGGCACGGTGGTCTCCACGGCGTGTGCGCCGTGGCTCACCGGGCTGTTGATGGACGACAGCGGGGACGCGAACCCGCAACTGGCCACGTGGTTCGCCTACCTGCTGCTTCCCGGCCTGTTGTTCTACGGGCTGTTCGCCGTGCTGTCGGCCATCCTCAACGCCAAGCAGATCTTCGGCCCCGCACAGTGGGCGCCGGTCATCAACAACCTGGTCATCTTCGCCACGATCGCCGCGTTCGCCCTGGTTCCCGGCGATCCGACCATCGTGCCGACCCGCATGAGCGACCCGCAGGTCCTGGTGCTGGGGATCGGCGTGCTCACGGCGATGGTGGCGCAGGCGATGTTCCTCGTGCCCCCGCTCCTCCGCTCGGGTTTCAAGTTCAAGTGGCGGTTCGGCATCGACGAGCGGCTCAAGGAGTTCGGCGGACTCGCCGCGTGGGTTCTCGGCTACGTCGCCGTCAGCCAGATCGGCATGGTGGTGAACACCCGGGTCCTCACGGGCGGCGCGGCCGGTGGACCGTCGATCTACTCGAACGCCTGGCTGTTGTTCCAGCTGCCGTACGGCGTCATCGGGGTCTCGCTGCTGACCGCGTTGATGCCCAAGATGAGCAGGGCCGCAGCCGACGGCGATCACCGCAAGCTCGTCAGTGACCTGTCGTACGGCTCACGGATCACCACGATCATGCTGATGCCGGTCTCCGCTGTGATGGCGGTGGCGGGGCAGTCCATCGGTGTGGCCCTGTTCGCGTTCGGCAAGGGCTCGGTCGAGGACGCCGAGCGGCTGGGACAGGCGCTGGCGGTGTCGGCGTTCGGACTGGTGCCGTACGCGCTGGTGATGCTTCAGATGCGCGTGTTCTACGCGATGAAGGACTCGCGCACGCCGACACTGATCATGTGCGTGATGACGGCGGTCAAGATCCCGCTGTTGTACCTCGCCTCGGCCGTTTTGGAACCGACCCACGTGGTGCTCGGCGTGATGCTGGTGAACTCGCTGGTCTTCGTGGTGGGCGCCGTCATGGGTCAGGTGTGGCTGTGGGTGAAGCTCGGCAACCTGCGGAGCAAGCGCGTGCTCGGCGTGATCCTGTTCACCGTGATCGCGAGCGGTCTCGGGGCTTTGGCGGCCGCGCTGGTGGGCGCGGTGATCCCGGACTTCCTCGGCTCCGTCGGTAAGGCGTGGGCGACGCTGATCTGCCAGGGCATCGTGGGCATCGCGGTGTCGTTCGGTGTGCTGATCGCTTTGAAGGTGGACGAACTGGCGCCCGTGACCCGCCGAATAGCTGGTTTGCTCCGACGTGGGTAA